The following proteins are co-located in the Pseudarthrobacter siccitolerans genome:
- the greA gene encoding transcription elongation factor GreA, translating to MSTTNSAAAAWLTQEAFDRLKAELDHLSGPGRAEIVQKIEAARQEGDLKENGGYHAAKEEQGKIEARIRQLTVLLRDAHVGEAPADDGIVEPGMIVVARIAGDEETFLLGSREIAGDSDIDVFSEKSPLGAAILGHKEGETLSYTAPNGKDIKVEILSAKPYAG from the coding sequence GTGTCTACCACCAACAGCGCAGCTGCAGCCTGGCTTACCCAGGAAGCTTTTGACCGCCTGAAGGCAGAGCTGGACCACCTTTCCGGCCCTGGCCGGGCAGAGATCGTCCAGAAGATTGAAGCAGCCCGGCAGGAGGGTGACCTGAAGGAAAACGGCGGCTACCACGCCGCCAAGGAGGAACAGGGCAAGATCGAAGCCCGTATCCGCCAGCTGACGGTGCTGCTCCGCGATGCCCACGTGGGTGAGGCTCCGGCCGATGACGGAATCGTGGAGCCCGGCATGATCGTGGTTGCCAGGATCGCCGGTGACGAAGAAACCTTCCTGCTCGGCTCCCGTGAAATCGCCGGCGATTCCGATATCGACGTCTTCAGCGAAAAGTCACCGCTGGGCGCTGCCATCCTTGGCCACAAGGAAGGCGAGACGCTCAGCTACACGGCGCCCAACGGCAAGGACATCAAAGTAGAGATCCTTTCCGCCAAGCCGTACGCCGGATAG
- a CDS encoding DUF4307 domain-containing protein — protein sequence MGGAALAAGIGFMAWVSTSNSLTTVSFKDIGYATADATLAEVDFQVTREPGTAVQCAIKALDSKFAVVGWKVVDIPPSEAEETADGGRTVSQRVPVRTESLSVSGVVDSCWIPGNPG from the coding sequence ATCGGTGGTGCTGCACTGGCCGCAGGGATCGGATTCATGGCCTGGGTCTCCACATCGAACTCCCTCACCACCGTGAGCTTCAAAGACATCGGCTATGCCACCGCTGACGCCACGCTGGCCGAGGTGGACTTCCAGGTCACAAGGGAGCCGGGAACGGCCGTCCAGTGCGCCATTAAGGCGCTGGACTCCAAGTTCGCCGTCGTGGGCTGGAAAGTCGTGGACATCCCGCCGTCAGAGGCTGAGGAAACAGCCGACGGCGGCCGGACGGTTTCGCAACGGGTTCCGGTCCGTACAGAGTCCCTTTCCGTCTCCGGCGTGGTGGACAGCTGCTGGATTCCGGGCAACCCGGGCTGA
- the mca gene encoding mycothiol conjugate amidase Mca: MTASSNTPKWEHGPLRLLAVHAHPDDESSKGAATMAKYAASGVEVMVATCTDGSRGDIQNPAVEGEPHPKRDMAGARRLEMERAAAILGIKQRWLGFVDSGLPEGDPLPPLPAGSFATLPLHHAAAPLVRLVRSFKPHVILSYDENGGYPHPDHIMAHRVAVEAFDAAGDPTRYPEAGEPWEPGKLYYDRAFSPERFRALHFALEEAGLQSPYAERLAAWLESDAEGHTPPPAPHPTTTQVDCGDFFEVRDDALRAHRTQVDPLGFFFAVSPEMQRRAWPWEDYSLISSRVQSELPEKDLFAGLR, encoded by the coding sequence ATGACAGCGTCCAGCAACACCCCGAAGTGGGAGCACGGCCCGCTCCGGCTGCTCGCCGTCCACGCCCACCCGGACGACGAGTCCAGCAAGGGTGCCGCCACCATGGCGAAGTACGCTGCCTCAGGCGTGGAAGTCATGGTGGCCACCTGCACCGACGGGTCACGCGGGGACATCCAGAACCCGGCAGTGGAAGGCGAGCCGCACCCCAAGCGGGACATGGCCGGTGCGCGGCGCCTGGAAATGGAGCGGGCCGCCGCGATCCTGGGCATCAAGCAGCGGTGGCTGGGCTTTGTGGACTCGGGCCTGCCCGAGGGCGATCCGCTGCCGCCCTTGCCGGCGGGTTCTTTCGCCACGCTGCCGCTGCATCATGCTGCCGCTCCGCTGGTACGCCTGGTCCGGTCCTTCAAGCCGCACGTGATCCTCAGCTACGACGAAAACGGCGGCTACCCCCACCCGGACCACATCATGGCCCACCGCGTGGCCGTTGAAGCCTTCGATGCCGCGGGTGATCCGACGCGCTACCCGGAGGCGGGCGAACCGTGGGAGCCGGGGAAGCTGTACTACGACCGGGCCTTCAGCCCCGAGCGTTTCCGTGCCCTTCATTTCGCCCTGGAGGAGGCCGGCCTTCAATCGCCGTACGCGGAGCGGCTCGCCGCGTGGCTGGAGTCCGACGCCGAAGGCCACACTCCGCCGCCGGCCCCCCACCCCACCACCACCCAGGTGGACTGCGGCGACTTCTTTGAAGTGCGCGACGACGCCTTGCGGGCGCACAGGACACAGGTGGACCCGCTGGGGTTCTTCTTCGCTGTCTCCCCGGAGATGCAGCGCCGGGCGTGGCCGTGGGAGGACTATTCGCTGATCAGCTCCCGGGTGCAGTCTGAGCTGCCGGAAAAGGACCTGTTCGCGGGGCTAAGATAG
- a CDS encoding isoprenyl transferase — MELPGFLYGFYERRLLKDLSRDRIPRHIGVMVDGNRRWAKQFNAPTSQGHQAGADKIHEFLGWCQELGIKVVTLYMLSTDNMNRSSEELDLLMGIIANTLDRLDEDANISVQAMGAPELLPDYLGQRLNKLTSRTPVREKIHVNVAVGYGGRREIVDAVRELLHDAVAQGKDISKLADELCVDDISRFLYTRGQPDPDLVIRTSGEQRLSGFLMWQSAYSEFYFCEALWPAFRKVDFLRALRDYAGRQRRFGA; from the coding sequence GTGGAGTTGCCCGGGTTCCTCTACGGCTTTTATGAGCGCAGGCTGCTCAAGGACCTGTCCCGCGACCGTATTCCGCGCCACATCGGCGTGATGGTGGACGGCAACCGGCGCTGGGCCAAGCAGTTCAATGCCCCCACCAGCCAGGGCCACCAGGCGGGCGCGGACAAAATCCACGAGTTCCTTGGCTGGTGCCAGGAGCTCGGGATCAAGGTGGTCACGCTGTACATGCTGTCCACGGACAACATGAACAGGTCCAGTGAAGAGCTTGACCTGCTGATGGGCATCATCGCCAACACCCTGGACCGGCTGGACGAGGACGCCAACATTTCCGTGCAGGCCATGGGTGCCCCTGAGCTGTTGCCGGACTACCTGGGCCAGCGGCTTAACAAGCTGACGTCGCGCACCCCGGTCCGGGAAAAAATCCACGTCAACGTGGCCGTGGGGTACGGCGGACGCCGGGAGATTGTCGATGCGGTACGCGAACTGCTGCACGACGCCGTGGCGCAGGGCAAGGACATCAGCAAGCTGGCAGACGAACTTTGCGTGGACGACATCTCCCGGTTCCTCTACACGCGCGGCCAGCCCGATCCGGACCTGGTGATCCGCACCTCCGGCGAGCAGCGCCTCTCCGGGTTCCTGATGTGGCAGAGCGCCTACAGCGAGTTCTATTTCTGCGAGGCGTTGTGGCCCGCCTTCCGCAAGGTGGATTTCCTGCGTGCCCTCCGTGATTACGCCGGCAGGCAGCGGCGCTTCGGAGCCTGA
- the trhA gene encoding PAQR family membrane homeostasis protein TrhA, producing MNSDTPDAPRTPQQNGKTSAGNGPATNAADEAAVRLAGLLMIKPKWRGWIHTMTAPLALVAGIVLVALAPTMDRKVTSSVFAATGVLLFGISAIYHRGNWSPKVKMVLKRLDHTNIMLVIAGTYTPLAWTLLERPQAVLLLWVIWSGAVLGVLFRLLWTDAPRWLYVPIYIALGCGSLFYLPQFFQANIPAAVLICVGGALYITGAVFYALKKPNFSYHHFGFHELFHALTVVAFAAHFAAITLAVLS from the coding sequence ATGAACAGCGACACCCCGGACGCTCCCCGGACGCCGCAACAGAACGGCAAGACAAGCGCCGGAAACGGCCCCGCAACGAACGCTGCGGACGAGGCCGCAGTCCGGTTGGCCGGGCTCCTGATGATCAAGCCCAAGTGGCGCGGCTGGATCCATACAATGACCGCTCCGCTGGCCCTGGTGGCGGGCATCGTCCTCGTGGCGCTGGCCCCGACGATGGACCGCAAGGTCACCTCATCAGTCTTTGCCGCCACGGGGGTGCTGCTGTTCGGCATCAGCGCCATTTACCATCGCGGCAACTGGTCCCCGAAGGTGAAGATGGTCCTCAAACGGCTGGACCACACCAACATCATGCTGGTGATCGCAGGGACCTACACACCGCTGGCCTGGACCCTCCTGGAACGGCCCCAGGCTGTCCTGCTCCTCTGGGTCATCTGGTCCGGCGCCGTCCTGGGCGTGCTGTTCCGGCTGCTGTGGACGGATGCGCCGCGCTGGCTCTATGTTCCGATCTACATCGCCCTGGGTTGCGGATCGCTGTTCTATCTTCCGCAGTTCTTCCAGGCGAACATTCCTGCCGCCGTCCTCATCTGCGTGGGCGGGGCGCTCTACATCACCGGGGCGGTCTTTTACGCGCTGAAGAAGCCGAACTTCAGCTACCACCACTTTGGCTTCCACGAACTGTTCCATGCGCTGACCGTGGTTGCCTTCGCCGCGCACTTCGCGGCAATAACCCTGGCCGTGCTCAGCTAG
- a CDS encoding AI-2E family transporter, producing the protein MTPAEDPVTPDPQPPVRQPAAPLAQTGPPLRVLTDRELDKDIPYGVRIAASWAWRLGLILLVGGALVWLLRQVSFLIIPVMVAALLAGLLSPVTSWLRRRGLPGGLAVAVTVLGFIGLIAGALALVGRQLLIGFGELWSQALEGVKQVQDWLSAGPLHLTAAQIDQYVKEATDALQNNSSSILSGALSFGSTAGHFAAGMLLALFILIFFLLEGDRIWAFLVRLLPRKARAAAFGAGRKGWSSMVSYARIQMFVAMVDAVGIGVGAAIIGVPLALPLGVLVFLGSFIPVVGALLTGIIAVLLALVANGPVNALIMLAIVLLVQQLEGHILQPLVMGKAVSLHPVAVILSVAAGSYLAGIPGALFSVPILAVSNSAIRYIAARTWEHEQVLAAPGGSVAAGVGPDNTITQVDPPDALRDGNDAAAGTNAEHPGVRTNDAAPGPKSRGD; encoded by the coding sequence ATGACGCCAGCCGAGGATCCCGTTACGCCCGACCCTCAACCGCCAGTACGGCAACCCGCCGCCCCACTGGCCCAGACAGGTCCGCCGCTGCGGGTCCTGACGGACCGTGAACTGGATAAGGACATTCCGTACGGGGTGCGCATCGCCGCGTCCTGGGCCTGGCGGCTCGGGCTCATCCTCCTGGTGGGCGGCGCGCTGGTCTGGCTGCTGCGCCAGGTAAGTTTCCTGATCATCCCGGTGATGGTCGCCGCGCTCCTCGCCGGCCTCCTCAGCCCCGTGACCTCCTGGCTGCGGCGCCGGGGACTTCCCGGCGGCCTGGCCGTGGCCGTGACTGTCCTCGGGTTTATCGGACTTATTGCCGGAGCGCTGGCACTGGTGGGCAGGCAGCTCCTCATTGGATTCGGTGAGCTCTGGTCGCAGGCGCTGGAAGGCGTGAAGCAGGTCCAGGACTGGCTTTCGGCCGGGCCCCTCCACCTGACCGCCGCCCAGATTGACCAGTACGTCAAGGAAGCCACCGATGCCCTGCAGAACAACAGCAGCAGCATCCTCAGCGGGGCCCTGTCCTTTGGCAGCACCGCCGGCCACTTTGCCGCGGGAATGCTCCTGGCGCTGTTTATCCTGATTTTCTTCCTCCTCGAAGGCGACCGCATCTGGGCGTTCCTGGTCCGGCTACTGCCTCGAAAGGCCCGGGCCGCGGCGTTCGGCGCAGGCCGCAAGGGCTGGTCCTCGATGGTCAGTTACGCCCGCATTCAGATGTTCGTCGCAATGGTGGACGCCGTGGGCATTGGTGTTGGCGCCGCCATCATCGGCGTTCCCCTGGCGCTTCCGCTGGGTGTGCTGGTGTTCCTGGGTTCCTTTATCCCGGTAGTCGGTGCACTGCTGACCGGCATCATTGCTGTGCTGCTGGCTCTTGTTGCCAACGGCCCCGTCAACGCACTGATCATGCTGGCCATAGTGCTGCTGGTCCAGCAACTGGAAGGCCACATCCTCCAGCCGCTGGTCATGGGCAAAGCCGTTTCGCTCCACCCGGTGGCGGTGATCCTTTCCGTTGCGGCCGGCTCCTACCTGGCCGGGATCCCCGGCGCCCTGTTCTCGGTGCCCATCCTCGCCGTCTCAAACTCGGCCATTCGCTACATCGCCGCCAGAACGTGGGAACATGAACAGGTGCTGGCAGCGCCCGGCGGCTCCGTTGCGGCCGGCGTCGGCCCGGACAACACCATTACGCAAGTTGACCCGCCGGATGCCCTCAGGGACGGTAACGACGCCGCGGCCGGCACAAACGCAGAACATCCCGGCGTCCGTACCAACGACGCGGCGCCGGGGCCGAAATCCAGAGGAGATTAG
- the ilvA gene encoding threonine ammonia-lyase: protein MNILETLPVTLDDVLEAQKLLDGIIARTPVESSRALGKLVGGDVYFKCENLQRAGSFKVRGAYVRMARLSPEEKKRGVVAASAGNHAQGVAVAAKSLGIKARIYMPLGVALPKLAATRSHGAEVILHGHNVDEALAEAQRYSNETGTVFVHPFDNVDVVAGQGTLGLEILEQVPNVDTVLMGVGGGGLLAGVAVAIKARAKELGREIRIIGVQAENAAAYPPSLAADALVPLKKVSTMADGIAVGRPGQLPFSIIRELVDDVVTVSEDSLARALIFLLERAKMVVEPAGAVGVAALMDGKIENPGTTAVVLSGGNIDPMLMLKVIQRGLSAAGRYMTVRMMLDDRPGSLATIARIIAENDANVTGLDHTRVGGSISMGDVSITVNLETKGHEHGEQVLSALRAEGFQPIVVH from the coding sequence GTGAACATCCTTGAAACCCTTCCCGTCACGCTGGACGATGTCCTGGAGGCGCAGAAGCTGCTCGACGGGATTATTGCGCGGACCCCCGTGGAATCATCACGTGCCCTGGGTAAGCTTGTGGGCGGAGACGTCTACTTCAAGTGCGAGAACCTGCAGCGCGCAGGCTCGTTCAAGGTCCGTGGCGCCTACGTCCGGATGGCCCGCCTGTCGCCGGAAGAAAAGAAGCGCGGCGTGGTGGCCGCTTCTGCAGGCAACCACGCCCAAGGCGTCGCAGTGGCCGCCAAGAGCCTGGGGATCAAAGCCCGCATCTACATGCCGCTCGGCGTGGCCCTGCCCAAGCTCGCCGCCACCCGCAGCCACGGTGCGGAGGTCATCCTGCACGGACACAATGTGGACGAGGCGCTGGCCGAAGCCCAGCGCTACAGCAACGAGACCGGCACAGTCTTTGTCCACCCGTTCGACAACGTGGACGTCGTTGCCGGGCAGGGAACACTGGGACTGGAAATATTGGAACAGGTGCCCAACGTGGACACCGTCCTCATGGGCGTCGGCGGCGGGGGGCTCCTCGCCGGTGTCGCCGTCGCCATCAAAGCACGCGCCAAGGAACTGGGCCGGGAAATCCGCATCATCGGCGTGCAGGCGGAGAACGCCGCAGCCTACCCGCCCTCACTCGCTGCTGATGCACTGGTGCCCCTGAAAAAGGTATCCACCATGGCCGACGGCATTGCCGTGGGCCGGCCCGGCCAGCTGCCCTTCAGCATCATCCGTGAGTTGGTGGACGATGTGGTGACGGTCAGCGAGGACTCCCTGGCACGCGCCCTGATTTTCCTGCTCGAGCGGGCGAAGATGGTGGTTGAGCCGGCCGGTGCCGTAGGTGTGGCCGCCCTCATGGACGGCAAGATCGAAAATCCCGGAACCACCGCAGTGGTCCTCTCGGGCGGCAACATCGACCCCATGCTGATGCTGAAGGTCATCCAGCGCGGCCTCTCCGCCGCGGGCCGCTACATGACTGTCCGCATGATGCTCGACGACCGCCCGGGTTCGCTGGCCACCATCGCCAGGATCATCGCCGAGAACGACGCGAACGTCACCGGCCTGGACCACACACGCGTGGGCGGGTCAATCAGCATGGGGGATGTCTCCATCACCGTCAACCTGGAAACCAAGGGCCACGAGCACGGCGAGCAGGTGCTCAGCGCGCTCCGGGCCGAGGGTTTCCAGCCCATCGTGGTGCACTAG
- a CDS encoding aldose 1-epimerase family protein, whose product MSSDSSLETSVSSGYRAYATGRQYELRRGDALAVVTELAAGLRLYSRGGVQLTETYGDDQIPLGGCGITLAPWANRVEDGQWFLDGRKQQLDITEVARNNASHGLLRNASYALVDESQHSVTLEATIFPQHGYPFLARHRVQYLLAEDLGLVVRQTLVNDAKSPAPFVLGAHPYLRLGDTPVEDLVLTVSADTQLLADERLIPRSGAPVQGDTDFRAGLHVAPLSVDVALTGLQFEGGKARHTLAARDGRQVSLWQDESCQFVHVYLSTQYPGRNRAVAVEPMTGPANAFNSGHGLRWLPPGESFTMSWGIDYSPGAAG is encoded by the coding sequence ATGAGTTCCGATTCATCCCTTGAAACCAGCGTTTCTTCAGGCTACCGGGCGTATGCCACGGGCCGGCAGTATGAGCTCCGCCGCGGGGATGCCCTCGCTGTTGTCACCGAGCTGGCTGCCGGGCTCCGCCTGTACAGCAGGGGAGGAGTGCAGCTGACGGAGACCTACGGCGATGACCAGATTCCGCTTGGCGGCTGCGGCATAACCCTGGCTCCCTGGGCCAACAGGGTTGAAGACGGACAGTGGTTCCTGGACGGCAGGAAGCAGCAGCTGGACATTACCGAGGTGGCCCGGAACAACGCCAGCCACGGCCTCCTCCGGAACGCCTCCTATGCGCTGGTCGACGAGTCGCAGCACTCGGTCACGCTTGAGGCCACCATCTTTCCCCAGCACGGCTACCCTTTCCTGGCGCGCCACCGGGTGCAGTACCTCCTCGCGGAAGACCTTGGGCTTGTTGTCCGCCAGACGCTCGTTAATGACGCGAAGTCCCCGGCGCCGTTTGTCCTCGGAGCCCACCCGTACCTCCGGCTTGGTGACACGCCTGTCGAAGATCTGGTGCTGACGGTTTCCGCTGACACTCAACTGCTCGCCGATGAGCGCCTGATCCCGCGCAGCGGTGCTCCGGTCCAGGGGGATACGGACTTCCGGGCCGGGCTGCACGTTGCGCCGCTGAGCGTGGACGTTGCCTTGACCGGCCTGCAGTTCGAAGGGGGCAAGGCGCGCCACACCCTGGCAGCGCGTGACGGCCGTCAGGTCAGCCTCTGGCAGGACGAATCCTGCCAGTTCGTGCACGTCTACCTGAGTACGCAGTACCCCGGCCGGAACCGTGCGGTGGCAGTCGAACCCATGACGGGGCCGGCGAATGCCTTCAACTCCGGGCACGGCCTCCGCTGGCTGCCGCCCGGGGAATCCTTCACCATGTCGTGGGGAATCGACTACAGCCCGGGCGCCGCGGGGTAG
- the galT gene encoding galactose-1-phosphate uridylyltransferase, translated as MTGITSTRLSDGRELIYFDDAHAPKTRTAETTTDHRGLPARGEPGEARFDALTGEWVAVAAHRQSRTHLPPADQCPICPTTASNPSEIPADDYDVVVFENRFPSLGPALGTVPAEAAWGTTVPAYGRCEVVAFTPAHTGSFSGLTEARSRTVIEAWAQRTEALSALPGIKQVFPFENRGADIGVTLHHPHGQIYAYPYVTPRAGVLGAAARKFYDAADGRETLTGSLLRSEREDGSRMVLEGENFSAYVPFAARWPLEIHLVPHRQVPDLAALGGEEKDELAHIYLDLLKRLDALYPTPTPYISAWHQAPLDPLLRPASYLHLQLTSPRRAADKLKFLAGSEAAMGAFINDTTPESVAERLRNVTVPASTPSPAALQAALPEGATA; from the coding sequence ATGACGGGAATCACCAGTACCAGGCTCTCCGACGGTAGGGAATTGATCTACTTCGACGACGCCCACGCCCCGAAGACGCGCACGGCGGAGACCACCACGGACCACCGCGGCCTCCCGGCGCGGGGGGAACCGGGAGAAGCCCGTTTTGATGCCCTGACCGGTGAGTGGGTTGCTGTTGCTGCGCACCGCCAGAGCCGCACGCACCTGCCGCCGGCGGACCAGTGCCCCATTTGCCCCACCACCGCCAGCAACCCTTCGGAGATTCCCGCTGACGACTACGACGTGGTGGTGTTCGAGAACCGCTTCCCGTCGCTGGGCCCGGCCCTCGGGACGGTCCCGGCGGAAGCTGCCTGGGGGACAACGGTGCCCGCTTATGGGCGCTGTGAGGTGGTGGCCTTCACGCCTGCCCACACCGGGTCCTTCAGCGGGCTGACAGAGGCCCGTTCCCGCACTGTCATCGAGGCATGGGCACAGCGCACCGAGGCCCTGAGCGCACTGCCGGGCATCAAGCAGGTGTTTCCCTTTGAAAACCGCGGCGCGGATATCGGCGTGACACTGCACCACCCGCACGGCCAGATTTATGCGTACCCGTATGTGACCCCGCGGGCCGGAGTCCTCGGTGCGGCGGCCCGCAAGTTTTACGATGCCGCGGACGGCAGGGAAACGCTTACGGGCTCGCTGCTTCGCTCCGAACGCGAGGACGGCAGCCGGATGGTCCTGGAGGGCGAGAACTTCAGCGCCTATGTCCCTTTCGCTGCCCGCTGGCCCCTCGAAATCCACCTGGTTCCCCACCGCCAGGTCCCGGACCTGGCGGCGCTCGGCGGGGAGGAAAAGGACGAACTGGCACACATCTACCTGGACCTGCTCAAACGCCTAGACGCCCTCTACCCCACCCCCACGCCGTACATCTCGGCGTGGCACCAGGCACCCCTGGACCCACTGCTGCGCCCCGCAAGCTACCTGCACCTGCAGCTGACCTCGCCGCGCCGGGCTGCCGACAAGCTGAAGTTCCTCGCCGGGTCGGAGGCCGCCATGGGTGCCTTCATCAATGACACCACCCCGGAAAGTGTGGCCGAGCGGCTGCGCAACGTCACCGTTCCGGCCTCCACCCCATCCCCCGCTGCCCTTCAGGCAGCCCTTCCTGAAGGAGCCACCGCGTGA
- a CDS encoding rhomboid family intramembrane serine protease translates to MAGLTDNRGFGDRRTIAARAKGGLLVLGSFVALLFAIELFNALMLRSLNRTFGLRPRSADGLLDIFTFPLLHANLNHLLSNSLPLIIFGFLVFLSGLRVFLTALAFSWLGSGLTVWLIGTAGITVGSSGLVFGLFAFLLVRGFFNRSWRQILLAVVLFMGYGSILLGVLPFVTNYVSWQAHLGGAAGGVVAALLLRPRGAGAGNDF, encoded by the coding sequence ATGGCCGGACTGACGGACAACAGGGGTTTCGGAGACCGGCGCACCATTGCCGCCCGGGCAAAAGGCGGGCTGCTGGTACTGGGCAGCTTTGTGGCGCTCCTCTTTGCCATCGAACTGTTCAATGCGCTGATGCTGCGCTCGCTCAACCGGACGTTCGGGCTGCGGCCCCGGAGCGCCGACGGGCTGCTGGACATCTTCACCTTCCCGCTCCTGCACGCCAACCTGAACCATCTGTTGTCCAACAGCCTGCCGCTGATAATTTTCGGCTTCCTGGTCTTCCTGTCCGGACTGCGGGTCTTCCTGACGGCCCTGGCCTTCAGCTGGCTCGGATCGGGACTGACAGTCTGGCTGATCGGAACCGCCGGAATCACGGTGGGTTCCTCGGGCCTCGTTTTCGGACTGTTCGCCTTCCTGCTGGTCCGCGGGTTTTTCAACCGCAGCTGGCGCCAGATCCTCCTGGCCGTTGTGCTGTTCATGGGCTACGGGAGCATCCTGCTGGGTGTACTGCCGTTTGTTACCAACTACGTCTCCTGGCAGGCCCACCTCGGAGGTGCTGCCGGGGGAGTGGTGGCGGCGCTGCTCCTTCGCCCCCGCGGGGCCGGGGCGGGCAACGACTTCTGA